In Ruminiclostridium papyrosolvens DSM 2782, the following proteins share a genomic window:
- a CDS encoding phosphoadenosine phosphosulfate reductase family protein, producing the protein MLTAKQLSLIDIKSYDVESKSIELIKYFEPLALQHDPRGYCVAMSWGKDSMANLKLFIKAGVKFFIQWNITGIDPPELIYFGRRQAYELELKGYKVIPIHPEKSMIQMIVDHCTPPTALMRYCCDELKEKRPEINKNCIHSFGVRWDESPSRSNGREAMEVISKNKENIRLFNDNGENRKQFEVCMAKGVKALNPIISWTTEQIWDYHKAERITYCKLYDCGFDRLGCVGCPLANKPNREFEFKMFPEFKKYYMLAFEKMVVERKRRKVDEKRIAKGKKPMPFDTAKNVWNWWIERKSLPAFNPNQMYLEPDD; encoded by the coding sequence ATGTTAACAGCAAAGCAATTATCACTAATTGATATAAAAAGTTACGACGTTGAATCAAAATCAATAGAATTGATTAAATACTTTGAACCATTAGCTTTGCAGCATGATCCCAGAGGTTATTGTGTTGCAATGTCTTGGGGCAAGGATAGCATGGCTAACCTAAAATTATTTATTAAAGCCGGAGTTAAATTTTTTATACAGTGGAATATTACAGGCATTGACCCTCCAGAGCTGATTTACTTTGGACGAAGGCAAGCTTATGAACTTGAACTAAAAGGATATAAAGTTATACCCATACATCCAGAAAAGTCTATGATTCAAATGATTGTAGACCATTGTACTCCACCAACAGCATTAATGCGATATTGTTGTGATGAATTAAAAGAAAAACGTCCTGAGATAAATAAAAATTGCATACATTCCTTTGGAGTCAGATGGGATGAAAGTCCTTCAAGAAGCAACGGAAGAGAAGCGATGGAAGTAATATCGAAAAACAAGGAAAATATAAGATTATTCAATGACAATGGCGAAAACCGAAAGCAATTTGAGGTTTGCATGGCGAAGGGGGTTAAAGCTCTAAATCCTATAATTTCATGGACTACAGAACAGATTTGGGATTATCATAAAGCCGAAAGGATAACGTATTGCAAGTTATATGATTGTGGCTTTGATAGGTTAGGTTGTGTCGGCTGTCCGCTAGCAAATAAACCAAATAGAGAATTTGAATTTAAGATGTTCCCTGAGTTCAAAAAGTATTACATGTTGGCCTTTGAAAAAATGGTAGTTGAAAGAAAAAGGCGAAAAGTTGATGAAAAAAGGATTGCTAAAGGGAAAAAGCCTATGCCTTTTGATACTGCAAAGAATGTATGGAATTGGTGGATAGAAAGAAAATCATTACCGGCATTTAATCCAAATCAAATGTACTTAGAGCCGGATGATTAG
- a CDS encoding transposase produces MAKKYLTPEEQQEVIKMYQTTKYSYQQIADNFYVSKGTIINVVKGYPYNCDKQAVYSRLQQEAKGNLDDCITREIKKAQEANRRGSMTAYSLHLERLKELYKYQVQDNIYEPIKQRRLQCEQTAWQGLADSNYIEFATNADMWEILTEIIGDSRKSPFKIMIQDSNARHKSKSVRYSNLIPHTVFNSRTVDYTRISDDSWQLISRVLPEHKPFRGKQYAGDRSYFNAIYNSITTGSSWRLSGKKYKLDPDNLRKAFIRWYQAGIFKDLLELCSVCRKLQAIEPQLIELERIRQEKGTVPRMKDLQSNKISPGDC; encoded by the coding sequence ATGGCTAAAAAGTACTTAACTCCTGAAGAGCAGCAGGAAGTAATAAAAATGTACCAAACCACAAAATACTCTTATCAGCAGATAGCAGATAATTTCTATGTAAGCAAGGGAACAATTATAAATGTTGTTAAAGGATATCCTTACAACTGCGATAAGCAAGCCGTATACAGTCGTCTACAACAGGAGGCAAAGGGCAACCTTGATGATTGTATTACCAGAGAAATAAAAAAGGCTCAGGAGGCGAACAGAAGGGGAAGTATGACGGCGTATAGTCTACATCTTGAAAGGTTGAAAGAATTATACAAGTATCAGGTGCAAGATAATATATACGAACCAATTAAGCAGCGAAGGTTACAGTGTGAGCAGACAGCATGGCAAGGATTAGCCGATAGTAATTACATAGAGTTTGCAACCAATGCTGATATGTGGGAGATACTGACTGAGATTATCGGGGATTCCCGGAAAAGTCCTTTTAAGATAATGATTCAGGATTCCAACGCCCGACACAAAAGCAAGTCTGTGAGGTATAGTAATCTAATACCGCATACGGTATTTAATTCACGAACAGTAGATTATACAAGGATTTCAGACGATAGTTGGCAATTAATATCAAGGGTATTGCCAGAGCATAAGCCGTTCCGTGGTAAACAATATGCAGGAGATAGGAGTTATTTCAATGCAATTTATAATTCAATCACCACCGGTTCATCTTGGAGGTTATCCGGGAAAAAATATAAACTCGACCCTGACAACCTGAGAAAAGCATTCATTCGATGGTATCAGGCAGGTATTTTTAAAGACCTCTTGGAGCTATGCAGTGTTTGCCGGAAATTACAGGCAATAGAACCCCAATTGATTGAGCTTGAAAGAATACGGCAGGAGAAAGGAACTGTACCAAGGATGAAGGATTTACAGAGCAATAAAATAAGCCCCGGCGATTGCTAG
- a CDS encoding DUF3560 domain-containing protein produces MGKYLLNKETQKIELHFGKTEYMALSEQQKREIKSSFLWSRTAGAWVSRSINNHYWAIQTAQKLGLEDAGTIGERLSYAEELERKSERAESRAERYEQYSENAEKRAVTLQADFNKYRKDWSWLTQPIIAGHAGSQAFARHRNKVIARYERGFEEYKKSEYYQDRAATARTTANNAKLNDKVYLDNKIKECNKTLKFHQENIAKYENALYKVQQGEILKKRSGEPLTPDYIEQRISERLEKYEWEHDKLEFFEKALSDLGGIQFSRANIKPGFIVSIRNSGRQCEVVSCGPVNVTYKILYGGAAGMVLTDPYAAIVEIVEAKEKTEEIKNPFVVGDILCKCRPADNSIYKAYQVIKTTKTGVKLQQIAVENGLPIPDKFTGEAAKQKKIVKNKWSDFVGVYDDDWQLHKYEPKAI; encoded by the coding sequence ATGGGTAAATATTTATTAAACAAGGAAACACAGAAAATTGAACTTCATTTCGGCAAGACCGAATATATGGCTTTATCAGAACAGCAGAAAAGGGAAATAAAATCTAGCTTCTTATGGTCACGTACAGCCGGGGCATGGGTAAGCCGAAGCATAAACAATCATTACTGGGCTATCCAAACAGCTCAAAAATTAGGTCTTGAAGATGCAGGAACAATTGGTGAAAGGCTTTCATATGCTGAAGAACTTGAACGTAAATCTGAGAGAGCTGAATCAAGGGCCGAAAGATACGAACAATATTCTGAGAATGCAGAAAAAAGAGCCGTAACCTTACAGGCTGACTTTAATAAATACCGTAAAGATTGGTCGTGGTTAACTCAGCCGATAATTGCCGGTCATGCAGGAAGTCAGGCGTTCGCCAGACACAGAAACAAAGTTATTGCACGATATGAAAGAGGTTTTGAAGAATATAAAAAGTCTGAATATTATCAGGATAGAGCAGCAACAGCCAGAACGACCGCAAATAATGCAAAATTGAATGACAAGGTATATCTTGATAATAAAATAAAAGAGTGCAATAAAACCCTTAAATTTCATCAAGAAAACATTGCAAAATACGAAAATGCACTGTATAAAGTTCAACAAGGAGAAATCTTAAAAAAACGTTCTGGGGAACCGTTGACGCCTGACTATATTGAACAACGCATCTCTGAAAGACTTGAAAAATACGAATGGGAGCACGACAAACTAGAATTTTTTGAAAAGGCTTTATCTGACTTGGGCGGAATTCAATTCAGTCGGGCAAATATAAAGCCGGGGTTTATAGTCAGTATCAGAAATTCAGGAAGGCAATGTGAAGTTGTATCGTGTGGACCTGTTAATGTAACTTATAAAATTCTTTATGGTGGAGCTGCCGGAATGGTATTGACTGACCCTTACGCTGCCATTGTGGAAATTGTAGAAGCCAAAGAAAAGACAGAGGAAATCAAAAATCCTTTTGTAGTAGGTGATATTCTGTGTAAGTGCCGTCCTGCTGACAATAGCATATACAAAGCTTATCAGGTAATTAAAACTACTAAAACTGGCGTTAAGTTGCAACAGATAGCTGTTGAAAATGGTCTTCCAATTCCGGATAAGTTCACCGGAGAAGCTGCAAAGCAGAAAAAAATCGTCAAAAACAAATGGAGCGATTTTGTTGGCGTATATGACGATGATTGGCAATTACATAAATACGAACCAAAAGCAATATAA
- a CDS encoding LLM class flavin-dependent oxidoreductase, whose amino-acid sequence MVVLSLKGELKALIIKSGWTMTQVVDSLNKKHDRDTTVQNFSSKLIRGTLKYSEVCEILDLIGYKIEWVPKGEKV is encoded by the coding sequence GTGGTAGTATTGTCTTTAAAGGGAGAATTAAAAGCCTTAATAATCAAATCAGGATGGACAATGACGCAAGTTGTTGATTCCTTAAACAAAAAGCATGATAGAGATACAACAGTTCAGAATTTTAGTTCAAAATTAATTCGGGGAACCTTAAAATATAGTGAGGTTTGCGAAATTTTAGATTTAATAGGATATAAAATTGAATGGGTTCCGAAAGGGGAAAAAGTATGA
- a CDS encoding YopX family protein, translating into MRKHKFRGKRVDTGEWVYGCYIKVTPYKDSDGHRICTQDTWLIIPVIPETVGQYIETINGHEIYHHDIVKAYKYGDTETSPFIYDITYRNGTWWFGNWTWIEFLQSFRCVEVIGNIHDNPEMMEVPHE; encoded by the coding sequence ATGAGAAAACATAAATTCAGAGGCAAGAGAGTAGATACGGGTGAGTGGGTGTATGGGTGCTACATAAAAGTTACTCCATATAAAGATAGTGATGGACATAGGATTTGCACTCAGGATACTTGGCTCATAATTCCTGTTATCCCGGAAACAGTAGGACAATACATAGAAACCATAAATGGGCATGAAATATATCATCACGACATTGTGAAAGCCTATAAATACGGAGATACAGAAACTAGTCCATTTATATACGATATAACATATAGAAATGGCACATGGTGGTTTGGAAATTGGACTTGGATTGAATTCTTACAATCATTCAGATGTGTTGAAGTTATCGGCAACATACACGACAATCCGGAGATGATGGAGGTACCTCATGAATAA
- a CDS encoding DUF2829 domain-containing protein — protein MIFKQAFEAMKQGMAVKLPSWKGYWKWQDGTIKMYCKDGRILDIRESEEMLFTLTNICSDEWEVVGEIPTDLNIQTFTFGEAIRNMKNGKKVARKGWNGKGMCLQAQIPDEHSKMTFPYLYMTIPDCSEGIRKLPWQPAQVDVFSEDWVIVE, from the coding sequence ATGATTTTTAAACAAGCATTTGAAGCAATGAAACAAGGAATGGCAGTAAAACTTCCAAGTTGGAAAGGTTACTGGAAATGGCAAGACGGCACAATCAAGATGTATTGCAAGGACGGAAGGATACTAGATATAAGAGAAAGCGAAGAAATGCTTTTTACTTTAACCAATATCTGTAGTGATGAATGGGAAGTAGTCGGAGAGATACCTACAGACCTGAATATCCAGACATTCACATTTGGTGAAGCAATCAGGAATATGAAAAATGGTAAAAAGGTAGCCCGTAAAGGTTGGAACGGTAAAGGAATGTGTTTACAAGCGCAAATTCCTGATGAACACAGCAAAATGACATTCCCTTATCTTTACATGACAATACCTGACTGCTCAGAAGGAATCAGAAAACTTCCTTGGCAACCGGCACAAGTAGATGTATTTAGTGAAGATTGGGTTATAGTAGAATAG
- a CDS encoding terminase large subunit domain-containing protein → MGGKSFVQLVDAMIFAINHPGSKQLILRETFPELERSLIMTSLTMYPSDQFQYNAGEHRWYHLNGSTIEFGYLESYTDVSKYQSAEYDIIRIDEGTHMDEARITYMKSRIRGANGYPKQMKISTNPGGIGHKFLKKRFRIGVENENEIFTDYVGKDKNGVDRYITRCYIPAKVYDNIFLMEKDPNYITNLMQLPERERDALLEGSWDIFDDQAFPEFDPDIHTYDPEKTFKNGQIPKHWKRWRSADNGYDDPFAFYWHAIDEHGHVWTYREYTRSEKDPKVAYKDQAAEVVSRSTYLNEETGLLEPEKILYTVIGHDAFFSNERLDAKSIEEFYNEGGLYGFVPTATDRKLRTIVAHEYLKPYFDENIGKMTAKWHISKNCKVLIEKLPDAIKDPKDNEKYLDKDDHQLDGAFYGILSHHSKKTRPLPSEKTELQKHKEKALKKLKRQRR, encoded by the coding sequence CTGGGCGGAAAAAGTTTTGTTCAGTTGGTTGATGCTATGATTTTTGCTATCAACCACCCCGGAAGTAAGCAGTTGATACTGCGTGAAACATTTCCAGAGCTTGAACGTTCGTTAATAATGACTTCCTTGACAATGTACCCTAGCGACCAATTTCAGTATAATGCCGGGGAACATAGATGGTATCACCTGAATGGCAGCACAATTGAATTCGGGTACTTGGAAAGCTATACAGATGTGTCTAAATATCAATCTGCGGAATATGACATTATCCGAATTGATGAAGGTACGCATATGGATGAAGCAAGAATCACGTATATGAAATCCCGTATTCGTGGTGCCAACGGTTATCCAAAACAAATGAAAATATCAACAAATCCGGGAGGCATAGGACATAAGTTCCTTAAAAAAAGGTTTAGAATCGGGGTTGAAAATGAAAACGAGATATTCACAGATTATGTTGGCAAGGATAAAAACGGCGTTGATAGGTATATAACACGATGCTACATTCCGGCAAAAGTGTACGACAACATATTCTTAATGGAGAAGGACCCAAACTACATAACAAACCTTATGCAGTTACCTGAACGTGAAAGGGATGCCTTGCTAGAAGGCTCATGGGATATATTTGACGACCAAGCATTTCCTGAATTTGACCCGGATATACACACTTATGACCCAGAAAAGACGTTTAAGAATGGGCAAATTCCTAAACACTGGAAACGATGGCGGTCTGCTGATAATGGGTATGACGACCCATTTGCTTTTTATTGGCACGCTATAGACGAACATGGACATGTATGGACATATCGTGAATACACCCGTAGTGAGAAAGACCCCAAGGTAGCATATAAAGACCAAGCTGCGGAAGTTGTTTCCCGGTCAACATACCTAAACGAAGAAACGGGATTATTAGAACCAGAAAAAATACTATATACAGTTATTGGACATGATGCTTTCTTTTCGAATGAAAGGTTAGATGCAAAGAGTATTGAGGAATTTTACAACGAGGGAGGTCTATACGGCTTTGTCCCAACTGCTACGGACCGTAAGCTAAGAACTATAGTTGCACACGAATATTTAAAACCTTATTTTGATGAGAATATTGGGAAAATGACAGCTAAATGGCATATATCAAAAAACTGCAAGGTATTAATTGAGAAATTACCGGATGCAATTAAAGACCCAAAGGATAATGAAAAGTATTTAGATAAAGACGACCACCAGTTAGATGGTGCATTTTACGGAATATTATCGCACCATTCCAAAAAAACCAGACCATTACCGAGCGAAAAAACCGAGCTTCAAAAGCATAAGGAAAAAGCATTAAAAAAATTAAAACGCCAGAGGCGATAA